The Streptomyces sp. NBC_01363 region ACGAGCAGTGGCACACCGTCATCTCGGTCAACCTCGACGGCGTCTTCTACCTCACCCGCGCCGTCCTGCCCCACCTCAACGAGGGCGGCAGCATCGTCAATCTGACCTCCATGGCCGGTCACCGCGGCAGCGTCCGGCACGCCCACTACGCGGCGACCAAGGGCGCGCTGCTCGCCTTCTCCCGCAGCCTCGCCTGGGAACTCGGCTCCAGGGCACGGATCAACATGGTCTCGCCCGGAATCATCGAGACCTCCATGACCCGCGACTACGTCACCGCCCGCGGTGACAGCGCACTCGCCACCACCCCCCTCGGCCGCCTGGGCAGGCCGGAGGAAGTGGCCTCCGTCGTCACCTTCCTGTGCTCACCCGCGGCGAGCTTCGTGCAGGGCGAGGTGATCCATGTGAACGGCGGAATGCACATGATCTGAGCAGGCCCGAACAGACCGGTGGAGAACGCGGCAGAGCGAGTGGGAACGGAACGGAACATGACGACGGAAGCGGCGATCTACCCCGACCTGAGGGGCAGGTCCGTATGCGTCACCGGTGCCGCGCGCGGCCTGGGCCTGGCGATGGCCGACGCGTTCGCGCGCGCCGGCTGCCATGTGCTGCTGCTCGACATCGACGGCGACGAACTGGACCGGGTGCGGCCCGCACTGGCGGCGGGCCGCCCCGACCAGGTGATCGGGACGGCCACCGCCCCGGTGAGCGACCAGGACGCCGTGACGGCGACGCTCACCGCGTTCACCGCCCGGACGGGAAGGCTGTCCGTCATGGTCGCCAATGCCGGTGTGTCCGCCAACGCGCCCTCCCTCGACCTCGAACTGGACCGCTGGAACACCGCGTTGGACGTCAACCTCACCGGGGTCTTCGTCTGCGCACGCGCCGCCGCCCGCATCATGCGCGAGGCCGACGGAGGTGTCATCCTCACCACCTCGTCGATGTACGGGGTGACCGCCGGGCCCGAGCGCGCCGCGTACTGCGCGACCAAGGCCGCCGTCGCGGCCCTCACCAAGGTTCTGGCCGTCGAGTGGGCCCCGTTCGGCATCCGGGTCAACGCGCTCGCACCCGGGTACGTCGAGACCGACCTGCTGACCCGGCTCTCCGACACCGGGCGGCTCGACACACAGGCGCTGCGCCGCCGCACCCCGCGCGGCCGCCTCGGCAGCCCGGAGGACATCGCGCATCTCGCGCTCTTCCTGTCCTCCGGGGTCTCCGCGAACATCACCGGCCAGGTCGTGGTCAGCGACGGCGGCTGGACCGCCGACGGCTACGCGGTGACGCCGGGCTGACCGGTCCCCGGGCCGGACGCCCTCGACCACTGCTTCACCGGTCCTCCCGGAGCAGTACCCGGAACCTGTCGTCGTAGTCGTTGTCCTTCAGCCGCATCGTCAACGTGGTTCGTTCACCGGTGAAGCGGACATCGACGGAGGCCTCCTTCTCCCCCGGAAGGAAGTCCGCGGTGACCGGGTGCTGGGCGGCGCCGCCCCAACGGGTCACCCAGCGCCGCGCGTCCTCCTTTGTGCCGCCGCCTTTCGCGGCGAGCCCGGCCAGACCCTCGGCATCACGGGCCTTGAGACGGGCCAGGACGTGTTCGGCGGTGGCGAGGGTGCCGGGGGTGGGGCGTCCGGTGACGGTCAGGTCGAGCTCGGCGGTGCCGTCCTTGATGCGCTCGGGCGTCTTGTCCGTGTTGAGGGCGTCGCACCCGCCGACCAGCAGCACGGCGGCCCCCGTCAGGCCGACCGCCCCGTGCGCCCACCTCCGCCTTGCGTCCCCGGGCATCGCACTCGTCGCTCCGTGGCCTCCACCGCTTCGCCTCATCCGCCCATTCTGAGCCACTCGGTCCCGGGGTGATGACCAGCTGATCTAAAGTGCTCAGGCCAGATCCCAGCCCGCGGACCTGAGAAGGAATCACGGATTATGCCCACTGAGACGTTCGAGTTTCAGGTGGAAGCGCGACAGCTTCTGCAGATGATGATCCACTCGATCTACTCGAACAAGGACGTGTTCTTGCGTGAACTCGTCTCCAACGCCTCCGACGCGCTCGACAAGTTGCGACTCGAAGCATTGCGCGACGACTCGCTCGACGCGGACGTGTCCGATCTCCACATCGCCATCGAGACCGACCGGCAGGCCCGCACGCTGACTGTGCGGGACAACGGCATCGGGATGTCTCACGACGAAGTGGTCCAGCTCATCGGGACCATTGCGAACTCAGGCACCGCGAAGTTCCTGCGGGAACTCAAGGAGGCCGAGGAGACCGCCGCGGCCGAAGGACTGATCGGCCAGTTCGGTGTCGGGTTCTACTCCAGCTTCATGGTGGCCGACGAGGTCACGCTGCTGACCCGGCGCGCGGGCGAGAGCCAGGGCACCCGGTGGACGTCGACCGGCGAGGGCACGTACACGATCGAGACCGTCGACGGCGCTCCCCAGGGGACCGCGGTCACGCTCCGGCTCAAGCCGGAGGACACCGATGACCAGCTCCACGACTACATCTCCCCGTGGAAGATCAGGGAGATCGTCAAGCGGTACTCGGACTTCATCACCTGGCCCGTCCGGATGGCCCCCGAGGCGGCGAACGGCGCGGACGACGCGGAGGGGACCGACGACGCCCCGCGCGAGCCCGAGACGCTCAACTCGATGAAGGCCCTGTGGGCGCGTTCGCGCGACGAGGTCGGCGACGACGAGTACCACGAGCTGTACAAGCACATCAGCCACGACTGGAGTGCCCCTCTGGAGACCATCCGCCTGCAGGCGGAAGGCACGTTCGAGTACCAGGCGCTGCTTTTCATCCCGTCGCACGCACCCCAGGACCTGTTCATGCAGGGGTACCAGCGCGGCATCCAGCTCTATGTGAAGCGCGTCTTCATCATGGACGACTGCGAAGCGCTGATGCCGCCGTACCTGCGCTTCGTCAAGGGCGTCGTCGACGCGCAGGACCTGTCGCTCAACGTGTCGCGCGAGATCCTCCAGCAGGACCGCCAGATCCAGTTGATGCACCGGCGTCTGGCGAAGAAGGTGCTGTCGACGGTCAAGGACATGATGTCCGCCGAACCGGAGCGGTACGCCACGTTCTGGCGGGAGTTCGGCCGCGTCCTCAAGGAAGGGCTGCTCAGCGACTTCGAGAACCGCGAGGCGATCCTCGGTGTCTCGTCCTTCGCCACGACCCACGACAAGGACGAGCCGACCACTCTGCGGCAGTACGTGGAGCGGATGAAGGACGGCCAGGAGTACATCTTCTACCTGACGGGCGAGTCCCGGCAGGCCATCGAGAACTCCCCGCACATGGAGGCGTTCCGCGCCAAGGGCGTCGAGGTGCTGCTGTTGACCGACCCCGTCGACGAGGTGTGGGTCGAGGCGGAGCCCGAGTTCGACGGCAAGAAGCTGCGGTCCGTGGCCAAGGGCGAGGTCGACCTCGGCACCGAGGAGGAGAAGAAGGAGGCCGCGACCGAGCGCGAGGGCCGGCAGCAGGAGTACGCGGATCTGCTCGGCTGGATGACGGACCGGCTGAGCGGGACCGTCAAGGAGGTGCGGCTCTCCTCGCGCCTCACCGTCTCGCCCGCCTGCATCGTCTCGGACATGCACGACGTGACGCCGGCCCTGGAGAACATGTACCGAGCCATGGGCCAGGCCGTACCCCAGGTCAAGCGCATCCTGGAACTCAACCCGGGGCACCCGCTGGTCAGCGGCCTCAACCGGGCACACGCCGAACGCGGCGAGGACGCCGGCACCGGTCTCCAGGAGACGGCCGAACTGCTCCACGATCTGGCGCTGCTGGCCGAGGGCGGCGAACTGGGCGATCCCTCGCGCTTCGTCAGGCTGATGGCCGACCGGCTCGAACGCACCCTGTGAGCACGATCGCTCCCGCACGATCGGGGCGGCGCCTCGCCGTCCCCGGGGCAGTGACCGGCCTTGGCGCAGGGGGCGGCGGCTTCGGCCGCTGTCGGTGAATCGGCAGCGGCAGCGGCAGGACGGCGACTCCTCGCGGTGGGCCACGCCTCGCGCAGCCGAGGCGTGGCCCACCGGCCGGACCGGCGGGAGGGGCTGCCGCTGGCGGTGGGCCGATCCGGATGCGAACCACGCGGTCCGGAGCGAGGATCGAGGTACGGGCAGTGGCCCGGTTGCGCCCCGGCTCCCTGAGGGCCGGCCCCTTCCCCGGTGCTCCGGTCCGCTTCCCGGCCGCCGTCCCGCCTGCCCACGCGCCGTCCCGCCCACGCGTGCCTTTCCGGCTCACGCGCGGCGGGTGCTCACGGCGCGGTCCGCGGGGCGATCTCGGCGATCAGGCCCTCGACCAGGGTCCTGATCCCGTCGCGGATGGGGCGGACGGCCGCCACGCCCTGTCCGGCCGGGTCGTCGAGCTTCCAGTCGAGGTAGCGCTTGCCGGGGAGGACCGGGCAGGTGTCGCCGCAGCCCATGGTGACGCACACGTCGGACTCGCGAACCGCGTCCACGGTGAGAATCTTCGGGCTCTCGGCGGAGATGTCGATGCCGACCTCGGCCATCGCCTCGACGGCGGCGGGATTGACGGCCCCGTCGGGATCGGAGCCCGCGGAACGGACCTCGACGCGGTCCCCGGCCAGATGGGTCAGCCAGGCGGCGGCCATCTGGGAACGGCCGGCGTTGTGGACGCAGACGAACAGGACGGACGGCTTGCGCGCGGTCTCGGGCATGGACAACTCTCTCGTCGCACGGCGGCACCAGTCGCCAATGACATCAGCCCCCGCTGGTATCAGCGAGTGGTGATGTGAAAGTATCAGTCCATGCTGACTTCAGTCGATCCTGATCTGATCCGGGCGCTGGGCGATCCGCTCCGTCTCCGGATCGTGACCCTGCTGGCGAGCGAGACGCTCTGCACGACGCACCTGGTCGAGGAGACCGGAGCGAAGCAGACCAATCTGTCCAACCACTTGAAGGTGCTGCGCGAGGCCGGAGTGGTGGACACCGAGCCGTGCGGCCGGTTCACCTACTACAGGCTGCGCCCCGAGGCCCTGGCCGGCCTCTCCGAGCAGTTCGCCGCGCTGGCCGAGTCCGCCCGCGCTGCCGCCGGGAACAAACGGTCCTGCCCGTGAACACCACCGGACCCGCCACCGTCGCCCCGGTGGGCGACGACGATTCGATTGTCGGGAAGCTCTCCGCTCTCGACCGCTACCTCGCGGTGTGGATCCTGCTCGCCATGGCCGTCGGTCTGGGGCTGGGGAGACTGGTCCCGGGGATGGACGACGTGCTGGCGAAGATCGAGGTCGGCGGGATCTCCCTGCCGATCGCGCTCGGTCTGCTCGTCATGATGTACCCGGTGCTGGCCAAGGTCCGTTACGACAAGCTCGACACCGTGACCGGCGACCGCAAGCTGATGGTGTCCTCGCTGGTCATCAACTGGATCGTCGGCCCGGCCGTCATGTTCGCGCTGGCGTGGATCTTCCTGCCGGACCTGCCCGAGTACCGCACCGGCCTGATCATCGTCGGCCTGGCCCGCTGCATCGCCATGGTCATCATCTGGAACGACCTCGCCTGCGGCGACCGCGAAGCAGCCGCCGTGCTCGTCGCGCTCAACTCCGTGTTCCAGGTCGTCGCGTTCGGCCTGCTCGGCTGGTTCTATCTCGACCTGCTGCCCCGGTGGCTGGGTCTGGGCGACGGCCAGGGACTGGACGTACCGGTGTGGCACATCGCCCTCAACGTCATCGTGTTCCTCGGCGTCCCGCTGCTGGCCGGCTTCCTCACCCGCCGCATCGGTGAGCGGAGGGCGGGCCGTGAGTCCTACGAGGCGACGTTCCTGCCGAGGATCGGCCCGTGGGCGTTGTACGGGCTGCTCTTCACGATCGTCGTCCTCTTCGCCCTGCAAGGGAGGACGATCACCTCGCAGCCACTGGACGTCGTACGGATCGCCGCTCCGCTGCTCGTCTATTTCGCGGTCATGTTCTTCGGCACCTTCCTGCTCGGCAAGGCTCTCGGACTGGCCTACGACCGCACGGCCACACTGGCGTTCACTGCCGCGGGCAACAACTTCGAACTCGCCATCGCCGTCGCCATCGCGACCTTCGGCGTCACTTCCGGCCAGGCGCTCTCCGGCGTCGTCGGCCCACTCATCGAAGTCCCGGTCCTGATCGGTCTCGTGTACGTGTCACTGGCCTGGCGCAGAAGCTTTCCGGCCACGGCCCCGGCGACCCAGGCCCCGTGACGTGGTGACCCGGCGGGGCAGGGAGATGAACCGGCCGGTCAGGTGGCTGTCGGCCGCCTCGTCCGGATCCGACGGCCGACGGCCGACGGCCCGCGTCTGGAGTGGGCCGGCCGCGGAAAACCTGTGGCACGGGGACATGCGGCCCGCATAGCTTGTGCGTCCGTGACTGATGCCCCCAAGAGCACATCGCCCGACACATCCGTGACGTCCACGGAACCGGCCACGATGAAATGGGGTGAGCGGGCGACGGCGGCCGGGCTTCCGCCCGTAGGGTCCGAAGCCGCGGACGGGCTGTTCTCCCGAACGTACGCGGCGGCCACCTCCAGCTTCGCCGCGGTGATGTTCCTGACCGGGCTCGCCGCGCTGGCCGTGGTACCCACACTGCCGACGGCCGCACAGGATCTGGACGGGGTGTCGCTCTTCCCCCTGGTGGCGGGCTGTTTCGTGGCCGCGAGTCTGCTGGGCGGGGTGCTGGGCGGTCACTGGGCGGACCGTGCGGGGGCGCACCGCCCGCTGGCGGCGGGCATGGTGCTGGCGGTGGTCACCCTGCTGGTCTCGGCCGCCAGCACCTCGATCTGGCAACTGGCCGCCGGGCGCTTCGTGGACGGAGTGGCGGGCGGGATGGTCGCGGTGTCGATCAACGCCGCGATCGGCCAGGCGTATCCCGACCGTCTCCAGCCGCGTGCCCTGGCGTTGATGAGTGCCTGCTGGATCATTCCGTCACTCGTCGGTCCTCCGCTGGCCGGGCTGGTGGCCGACTGGTGGTCCTGGCGTGTGGTGTTCTACGGCCTGGCGGCTCTGACCGCCCTTCCGGCACTGGCGGTCGTGGCCGTGCTGCGCGGCCGTTCCTGGCAGTCCGTGCCCGCGCCCTCGGAGGACAGCACACCGCGCCCCGCGCTGATGGTCGCGGTGGCGGTGAGCGTGGGCGCGGCGCTGGGCCAGTACGGCGCATCGGGCTGGGACACGCGGCATCTGCTGTTCGCGGCGGGCGGACTCGCCCTGCTGGTGCTGTTCGTCTCACGGCTGTTGCCGGCGGGCACCTGGCGTGCCGCGCGCGGTCTGCCGGCCACAGTGCTGCTGCGCGGGCTGAGTTCGGGTGTGTTCTTCACGCTGGAGGCCCTGGTGCCGCTGATGCTCGTCACCGCCCGGGACGTGGCCCCCGTCGTGACGGGACTGGCCTTCACGGGCGCCGCCGTGGCCTGGGCAGCCTCGTCCTGGGTGCAGGGCCGGCTTCCGGAACGGACCCCGCGCCACCGCCTGGTCGTGATCGGTGCGCTGGTGCAGGCGGGGGCGGTCGTGATCGCGGCCGTCGGGTCGCTGCCCGGGATGCCGGCGATCACTGCCGCGTCGTCGATGGTCGTCGCCGCGATCGGCATGGGCCTGCTCGCCCCGTCCCTCACCGTGCTGTCGCTCTCCCACGCACCGACCGGTCGGCAGGGCTATGCCAGCAGCGCGATGCAGACCAATCAGAATCTGGGCCAGATCCTGATCCTGGGAGTCTCCTCCGCCGTTTTCAACGCCTTCCTGGGTGCCGGTTCGAACGACCACGTCGGCTACGCCGCCGCCTTCGGGCTGCTGCTCGTGCCGGGCGTCCTGGCCGCCCTGCTCGCCACCCGGGCCCGCAGCGCGTGAGCCCGAGGGCGGCTCGGGCTCCGAGTATCCGGGCGACGATGCCCGCGCGGCCGGCGAGGTGTGTGTCCGGTTCGCCGGCACGGCCCCGACGGCCGTCGGGGAACAAACACCGGGAACGCGCCGAAATCAGGCGGAAAGTGGTCCTGTGGGCGGAGGGCGAAGATCCCTAGGCTCGGCCCCATGCGTGTACTTTTCGCCTCGACCCGAGGCTCGGGCCACTTCCAACCACTCGTCCCACTCATCGACGCGTGCACGGCAAGAGGTGACGACGTCCTCGTCGTCGCCCCGCCGGCACTCGAAGCGTTACTGGCGGACCGGAAACAGCCGTACCGCATCGGCGGGGAACCGCCCCAGGAGGAACTCGCGCGGGTCATGGCGCGCGGGCTGGCACTGCCCCCGGAGGACGGCGTCGCGATGATGGTCGGGGAGGTGTTCGGCCGGCTCGGGACCGCGGCGATGCTTCCCGCACTGGAGGAGGCCTGCCGCGACTGGCGCCCCGACCTCGTCCTGCACGAGGCTTTCGAGTTCGCCTCGGTGGTGGCCGCCGAGCGTCATGGAATCCCGCATGCCCGGGTCGCGGTCTCCGCCGCGCGGTTCACCGGGGCCACCGACCCGCTCCTCGGCCCGGTGCTAGACCCGTACGGACCCGGCATCGCGCAGCGGCTCCTCGCGTCCCCGTATCTGTCCCGCCTGCCGGCCTCCCTGGACCCCTCGCCGTACGCCGTGACCCACCGCTACCACGAGGCCCTTCGGCCGCAGGCCCTGCCGGACTGGTGGGGCGGAGCGGAGGAACCGCTCGTCAACATCACCCTCGGCACCGAGGCGGGCGCCCTGCCGACCGCGATCGGCCTGTACCGGGCGGTTCTGGAGGCGGTGAGCGTACTGCCGGTGCGCGTACTGCTGACGACCGGGCACCACATCGATGTGCAGGACCTCGGACCGCTGCCGCCCCACGTCCATGTGGAGCCGTGGGTGCCGCAGGCGGACGTCCTGCGCAGTGCCTCCCTCGTGGTCTGCCACGGCGGCTCGGGAACGGTCTACGGCGCCCTGGCGGCCGGCGTCCCGCTGGTCTGCGTCCCTCTCTTCGCCGACCAGCCGGAGAACGCCCGGCTGGTGGCCGCGGCGGGGGCGGGGACGGCCGTCACCCCGACCGGCGGCCCGGTGGACGAGCCGCCGAAGCTGGGCCCCGACGACGTACGGAGCATCCGCGCGGCTGCCGAACGGGTCCTGGAGGAACCGTCGTACCGTGCGCGGGCCCAGTCCCTGGCCGACGAGATGCGGACCACCGCCCGGGCCGCGGAGCTGCTCGGCACCCTCGAACCGTGATCCCGGACCACGACGGGGCCGACGGCCCGCACGTCCGTACGGAGGGAGTCGCCGGGCCGGGGCGCTGCCGCGGCACACGGGCGGGCATGGGAAGGAGATGGCACGAGTATCCGCACCCGTGATCGAGCTCGTCCGGCGTACGACGGAGCCGGTCGGGGCGCAGACCCTGCGTTCCACGGCGGCTGCCGTCATCGCCTACGTCGTGGCGGTGTGGGCCCTGCCCCATCCCGCACCGCTCACGGCCCCGCTCACCGCGCTCCTCGTCGTGCAGGTCACCCTCTACGCGACCCTCACCACGGGCATCCGCCGGGTGAACTCGGTCGTGGTCGGGGTGCTCATCGCCACTGCGCTCAGCGCGCTGGTGGGCCTCAACTGGTGGAGCCTCGGGCTGACGATCTTCGCCTCGCTGATCATCGGGCGGCTGGTGCGCGTCGGCGAGTTCGTACCCGAGGTGGCGATCAGCGCGATGCTCGTGCTGGGCGTCTCGCAGGTCGCGTCGACCGCCTGGGACCGGGTGCTGGAGACCCTGATCGGCGCCGGTGTGGGGCTGCTGTTCAACCTGCTCCTCGCGCCGCCCGTGTGGGTGCAGCCCGCGGGCGCCTCCATCGACGGCCTGGCCCGCGAGATGGGACAGATGTTCCGTGCCATGGGGGAGGACGTGCGCGGTCACATCTCCGTCGAGCGGGCGGCCGACCGGCTCCACGCGGCCCGCCGCCTCGACCACGACATCGTGGAGGTCGATGCCTCGCTGCGGCAGGCGGAGGACAGCCTCACCCTCAATCCGCGCGTCCGGCAGGGACTGCTGTACCGGGTCGTGCTGCGCACCGGTCTGGACACCCTGGAGATCTGCGCCGTGGTGCTGCGGGTACTGTCGCGCACCCTGACCGACCTGGCCAAGGCCCGTACCGACGAGATGCTGTTCCCCGCCGATGTGGCCGAGTCCCTGACCGAGCTGTTCGGGCAGATGGCCGGTGCCGTCGAGAGCTTCTCGGAGCTGATCACCACTCCGCTCGCGCAGAACGCCGAGGAGGCGGAGACCCGGCTGGCACACGCACTCGCCGTCAGCCGTACGACCAGGGACCGGGTGGCCGATCTGCTCCTCGAAGACGTCCAGGAACACCCCAGGCAGTGGCAGTTGCACGGGGCGCTGCTCGCCGAGGTCGACCGGATCCTGGACGAGCTCGACATCGACAAGCGCACGGAACGCCTGGGCAAGGAGCTCGACCGGCGCTCCGCGCAGCTCCACGAACGCCACCCCTGGCTGCGCGCCGTGTCACGCCGGCTGGGCGCCGGGCAGAGCTGAGGGCGGGGCACGCGGCAGAGCCGAGAACGGTGTCGGTGCGGCGTCATCCGGAGGCCGACAGGCGCTCGATGGCGACCAGTGCGGCGTCGTCCCCGAGATGGCCGCCCGCGTGGCGCAACAGGTCGGCGCACAGGGACTCCAGCAGGGCGTCGGGACCCGCTCCGTACTGCGAAGCGGCGCGTTCCCGCAGCGGATAGAAATTCCCCGACCGGTCCCGGGACTCGATGACTCCGTCGGTGTAGAGGAGCAGGGTGTCACCGGCCTCGAAGCCGAACGTCTCCGCCGTGTGCTCCGTGATCACCAGGCGCGCCAGTCCGAGCGGCGGGGCCGGCGTCCGCACACAGAGCGGGATCACCTCACCCGCGCGCAGGAGGAGCGGCGGCGGATGACCGCAGCTGACCAGGTGGATCTCCGCAGCGTCGTCGGGGATGTCGAGAACGGCCGCGGTGACGAAGGACTCCGTGAGGTCCGGGTCGTCCTCCTCGTGCTCGTCGTTCCCGTCGGATGCGGTGCCGTCCGGGTCCGGGGCGATGCTCGTCTCCAGCTGGGCCACCAGTTCGGGCAGCCGCCACCGCTGGCGGGAAAGGGCGTGGAAGGCACCCAGGACGCTGGCCGCCTCACCGATCGCGGCAAGCCCCTTGCCGCGTACGTCGCCGATGATCAGACGGGTGCCTCCCACGGTGCGGGCGGCGGCGTACAGGTCGCCGCCGATCTGCGCCTCCGCCTCCGCGGCCAGATAGACCGAGGCGATGCGCAGGGGGCCGCTCCGTGCGGGGAGCGGTCGCAGCACCACGTGCTGTGCCGCCTCGGCCACCGAGCGCAGCTGGGCCACGGCCTGCTCGTTGCGGACCCTCAGGTGGGCGAAGAAGGTGACGAAGACGGAGATGAGAACGAGCGCGATGATCTGGTAGGTGTGGTTGAGGTCGTTGAGACTGGTGCGGGCGAAGGCCACCAGGGACTGCGCCAGCACGGCGACCGCACCGACAAAGGCAGTCATGCGCGGCCCGGTGAACGAGGCGGCCACCGCAGGCGCCGCCACCAGGAACGGACCGAGATGGACATCCGGCGGCGCGGAGACATCGACCGCCGTGACGACGGCGATCAGCGCGAACGGCATCGCCACGAGCGCGTTCCTGCGCCGCCGGGACTCACGGATCGACTGCAGGAACCGCCGGGAAGCCATGTTTC contains the following coding sequences:
- a CDS encoding SDR family NAD(P)-dependent oxidoreductase, with the translated sequence MTATTQQTQQTPRTDARPFEGRTLLLSGAGGGIAREVARQFHAAGANLVLGDLNAAPLEEFAATLDPTGATVITRTLDAASPESNNAFVAAAVETFGSVDFLVPAAGIYPEQAVADMTDEQWHTVISVNLDGVFYLTRAVLPHLNEGGSIVNLTSMAGHRGSVRHAHYAATKGALLAFSRSLAWELGSRARINMVSPGIIETSMTRDYVTARGDSALATTPLGRLGRPEEVASVVTFLCSPAASFVQGEVIHVNGGMHMI
- a CDS encoding SDR family NAD(P)-dependent oxidoreductase, with product MTTEAAIYPDLRGRSVCVTGAARGLGLAMADAFARAGCHVLLLDIDGDELDRVRPALAAGRPDQVIGTATAPVSDQDAVTATLTAFTARTGRLSVMVANAGVSANAPSLDLELDRWNTALDVNLTGVFVCARAAARIMREADGGVILTTSSMYGVTAGPERAAYCATKAAVAALTKVLAVEWAPFGIRVNALAPGYVETDLLTRLSDTGRLDTQALRRRTPRGRLGSPEDIAHLALFLSSGVSANITGQVVVSDGGWTADGYAVTPG
- the htpG gene encoding molecular chaperone HtpG, coding for MPTETFEFQVEARQLLQMMIHSIYSNKDVFLRELVSNASDALDKLRLEALRDDSLDADVSDLHIAIETDRQARTLTVRDNGIGMSHDEVVQLIGTIANSGTAKFLRELKEAEETAAAEGLIGQFGVGFYSSFMVADEVTLLTRRAGESQGTRWTSTGEGTYTIETVDGAPQGTAVTLRLKPEDTDDQLHDYISPWKIREIVKRYSDFITWPVRMAPEAANGADDAEGTDDAPREPETLNSMKALWARSRDEVGDDEYHELYKHISHDWSAPLETIRLQAEGTFEYQALLFIPSHAPQDLFMQGYQRGIQLYVKRVFIMDDCEALMPPYLRFVKGVVDAQDLSLNVSREILQQDRQIQLMHRRLAKKVLSTVKDMMSAEPERYATFWREFGRVLKEGLLSDFENREAILGVSSFATTHDKDEPTTLRQYVERMKDGQEYIFYLTGESRQAIENSPHMEAFRAKGVEVLLLTDPVDEVWVEAEPEFDGKKLRSVAKGEVDLGTEEEKKEAATEREGRQQEYADLLGWMTDRLSGTVKEVRLSSRLTVSPACIVSDMHDVTPALENMYRAMGQAVPQVKRILELNPGHPLVSGLNRAHAERGEDAGTGLQETAELLHDLALLAEGGELGDPSRFVRLMADRLERTL
- a CDS encoding arsenate reductase ArsC, whose protein sequence is MPETARKPSVLFVCVHNAGRSQMAAAWLTHLAGDRVEVRSAGSDPDGAVNPAAVEAMAEVGIDISAESPKILTVDAVRESDVCVTMGCGDTCPVLPGKRYLDWKLDDPAGQGVAAVRPIRDGIRTLVEGLIAEIAPRTAP
- a CDS encoding helix-turn-helix transcriptional regulator encodes the protein MLTSVDPDLIRALGDPLRLRIVTLLASETLCTTHLVEETGAKQTNLSNHLKVLREAGVVDTEPCGRFTYYRLRPEALAGLSEQFAALAESARAAAGNKRSCP
- the arsB gene encoding ACR3 family arsenite efflux transporter, which translates into the protein MNTTGPATVAPVGDDDSIVGKLSALDRYLAVWILLAMAVGLGLGRLVPGMDDVLAKIEVGGISLPIALGLLVMMYPVLAKVRYDKLDTVTGDRKLMVSSLVINWIVGPAVMFALAWIFLPDLPEYRTGLIIVGLARCIAMVIIWNDLACGDREAAAVLVALNSVFQVVAFGLLGWFYLDLLPRWLGLGDGQGLDVPVWHIALNVIVFLGVPLLAGFLTRRIGERRAGRESYEATFLPRIGPWALYGLLFTIVVLFALQGRTITSQPLDVVRIAAPLLVYFAVMFFGTFLLGKALGLAYDRTATLAFTAAGNNFELAIAVAIATFGVTSGQALSGVVGPLIEVPVLIGLVYVSLAWRRSFPATAPATQAP
- a CDS encoding MFS transporter, producing MTDAPKSTSPDTSVTSTEPATMKWGERATAAGLPPVGSEAADGLFSRTYAAATSSFAAVMFLTGLAALAVVPTLPTAAQDLDGVSLFPLVAGCFVAASLLGGVLGGHWADRAGAHRPLAAGMVLAVVTLLVSAASTSIWQLAAGRFVDGVAGGMVAVSINAAIGQAYPDRLQPRALALMSACWIIPSLVGPPLAGLVADWWSWRVVFYGLAALTALPALAVVAVLRGRSWQSVPAPSEDSTPRPALMVAVAVSVGAALGQYGASGWDTRHLLFAAGGLALLVLFVSRLLPAGTWRAARGLPATVLLRGLSSGVFFTLEALVPLMLVTARDVAPVVTGLAFTGAAVAWAASSWVQGRLPERTPRHRLVVIGALVQAGAVVIAAVGSLPGMPAITAASSMVVAAIGMGLLAPSLTVLSLSHAPTGRQGYASSAMQTNQNLGQILILGVSSAVFNAFLGAGSNDHVGYAAAFGLLLVPGVLAALLATRARSA
- a CDS encoding glycosyltransferase, with amino-acid sequence MRVLFASTRGSGHFQPLVPLIDACTARGDDVLVVAPPALEALLADRKQPYRIGGEPPQEELARVMARGLALPPEDGVAMMVGEVFGRLGTAAMLPALEEACRDWRPDLVLHEAFEFASVVAAERHGIPHARVAVSAARFTGATDPLLGPVLDPYGPGIAQRLLASPYLSRLPASLDPSPYAVTHRYHEALRPQALPDWWGGAEEPLVNITLGTEAGALPTAIGLYRAVLEAVSVLPVRVLLTTGHHIDVQDLGPLPPHVHVEPWVPQADVLRSASLVVCHGGSGTVYGALAAGVPLVCVPLFADQPENARLVAAAGAGTAVTPTGGPVDEPPKLGPDDVRSIRAAAERVLEEPSYRARAQSLADEMRTTARAAELLGTLEP
- a CDS encoding aromatic acid exporter family protein, which produces MARVSAPVIELVRRTTEPVGAQTLRSTAAAVIAYVVAVWALPHPAPLTAPLTALLVVQVTLYATLTTGIRRVNSVVVGVLIATALSALVGLNWWSLGLTIFASLIIGRLVRVGEFVPEVAISAMLVLGVSQVASTAWDRVLETLIGAGVGLLFNLLLAPPVWVQPAGASIDGLAREMGQMFRAMGEDVRGHISVERAADRLHAARRLDHDIVEVDASLRQAEDSLTLNPRVRQGLLYRVVLRTGLDTLEICAVVLRVLSRTLTDLAKARTDEMLFPADVAESLTELFGQMAGAVESFSELITTPLAQNAEEAETRLAHALAVSRTTRDRVADLLLEDVQEHPRQWQLHGALLAEVDRILDELDIDKRTERLGKELDRRSAQLHERHPWLRAVSRRLGAGQS
- a CDS encoding PP2C family protein-serine/threonine phosphatase; the encoded protein is MASRRFLQSIRESRRRRNALVAMPFALIAVVTAVDVSAPPDVHLGPFLVAAPAVAASFTGPRMTAFVGAVAVLAQSLVAFARTSLNDLNHTYQIIALVLISVFVTFFAHLRVRNEQAVAQLRSVAEAAQHVVLRPLPARSGPLRIASVYLAAEAEAQIGGDLYAAARTVGGTRLIIGDVRGKGLAAIGEAASVLGAFHALSRQRWRLPELVAQLETSIAPDPDGTASDGNDEHEEDDPDLTESFVTAAVLDIPDDAAEIHLVSCGHPPPLLLRAGEVIPLCVRTPAPPLGLARLVITEHTAETFGFEAGDTLLLYTDGVIESRDRSGNFYPLRERAASQYGAGPDALLESLCADLLRHAGGHLGDDAALVAIERLSASG